A part of Palaemon carinicauda isolate YSFRI2023 chromosome 8, ASM3689809v2, whole genome shotgun sequence genomic DNA contains:
- the LOC137645316 gene encoding uncharacterized protein, giving the protein MGKDWDEDLDLLMYALCSVHNESTNISAFELIFGRRPRTILTSIKERILQGVRKGEEFDASKYLASLNQRLSKLLQFAQSNLQIAQEGMKHLYDKKAKIRSFNVGDEVLVHHPIPGNSLREKFMGLYVIAKRISKVNYLIKTPDKIKSSRVVHINLLKPYVRLPSKEVCNLAAVHSEPLMESDNNSVAEKSLSDKIVMS; this is encoded by the coding sequence ATGGGAAAGGACTGGGACGAAGATCTAGACCTATTAATGTATGCATTGTGTAGTGTTCACAATGAATCTACTAACATCAGTGCTTTCGAACTTATATTTGGACGAAGACCACGCACCATACTCACTTCTATTAAGGAGAGAATTCTTCAGGGTGTTAGAAAGGGAGAAGAGTTTGATGCATCGAAATATCTTGCTTCACTGAATCAGAGATTGAGTAAGCTTCTGCAATTTGCTCAAAGTAATCTACAAATTGCACAGGAAGGTATGAAACATCTGTATGATAAGAAAGCAAAGATAAGAAGCTTTAATGTTGGTGATGAGGTATTAGTGCATCATCCCATTCCTGGTAATTCATTACGTGAGAAATTCATGGGACTTTATGTAATTGCTAAACGAATTTCTAAAGTTAACTACCTCATTAAGACTCCAGATAAAATAAAATCTTCTCGGGTagtccatataaatcttttgaaaCCTTATGTAAGATTGCCATCAAAGGAAGTATGTAACCTTGCTGCTGTACACTCTGAACCCCTAATGGAATCAGATAACAATTCTGTTGCAGAAAAATCTTTATCGGATAAAATTGTGATGTCATGA